Proteins from a single region of Phalacrocorax carbo chromosome 25, bPhaCar2.1, whole genome shotgun sequence:
- the CWC25 gene encoding pre-mRNA-splicing factor CWC25 homolog isoform X2 — protein sequence MGGGDLNLKKSWHPQTLRNVEKVWKAEQKHEAERKKIEELQRELQEERAREEMQRYAEDMGTVRKREEKLEWMYQGPGGMVNREEYLMGRPVDKYVFEKTEDKDAGCSNETGLLPGSIFAKTGANSVLDMANKIREDPLFMIRKKEEEKKREVLNNPVKMKKIKELLQNSLDKREKKKKKEKKKKHKKHRHRSSSSESDSSDEERSKNKSQRRTNSYSWKSASSKVPGYGLQVRDSDQSHRSRSSPAAGQERAPHKHRDRSRSRSQSRSPQRRSSKKNSEQSGCRGSRSPSRHSKQHNNREEKGRARSPSPKKSYRRQHAPGYTRKISPEELERKRQEMMENAKWREEERATNLRKHRREEELERELEKLDSRDGKFFNRLKLESASTSTLEDRVKRNIHSLQRTPAALEKNFMQR from the exons AACCTGAAGAAGAGCTGGCACCCCCAGACCCTGCGCAATGTGGAGAAGGTGTGGAAAGCCGAGCAGAAACATGAGGCCGAAAGGAAGAAGATCGAGGAGCTGCAgcgggagctgcaggaggagcgAGCGCGTGAGGAGATGCAGCGATACGCTGAGGACATGGGCACCGTCAG aaaaagagaagagaagctgGAGTGGATGTACCAGGGTCCTGGAGGCATGGTGAACAGAGAGGAGTATCTTATGGGTCGCCCTGTGGACAAATACGTCTTTGAGAAGACAGAAGACAAGGATGCAGGCTGTTCCAACGAGACAGGACTTCTCCCAGGCTCCATTTTTGCCAAGACGGGTGCCAATTCTGTCCTAGATATGGCAAACAAAATCCGGGAGGATCCTCTTTTCATGATAAG aaagaaggaggaggaaaagaagagagaagtttTGAATAATCCTGTTAAAATGAAGAAGATCAAAGAATTG ctgcaaaaCAGTTTAGAtaagagagagaagaagaagaagaaagagaagaagaagaagcacAAGAAACACCGGCATCGCAGTTCTAGCAGTGAAAGTGACAGCAGTGATGAGGAACGAAGCAAAAATAA GTCTCAGAGGAGGACGAACAGCTACTCCTGGAAATCTGCTTCTTCCAAAGTCCCAGGATATGGCTTACAA GTTAGAGACTCTGACCAGAGCCACAGGTCTCGGAGCTCTCCAGCCGCTGGCCAGGAGAGGGCCCCCCACAAGCACCGGGATCGCTCCAGGTCCAGGAGCCAGTCCCGCTCCCCTCAGAGACGCTCTAGCAAGAAGAATTCAGAACAGTCTGGATGCAGGGGGTCAAGATCTCCTTCTAGACACAGTAAACA GCATAACAATcgggaggagaaagggagagcTAGAAGCCCTTCCCCTAAAAAGAGCTATCGACGACAGCATGCTCCGGGTTATACAAG AAAGATCTCTCCAGAGGAACTAGAGCGTAAACGCCAGGAAATGATGGAAAATGCCAAGTGGCGAGAAGAGGAGAGAGCAACCAACCTCAGGAAACACCGAagggaggaggagctggagcgAGAACTGGAGAAACTCGACTCCCGCGATGGGAAGTTCTTCAA TCGCTTAAAACTTGAGAGTGCGTCTACTTCCACCCTAGAAGATCGGGTGAAACGCAACATCCACTCTCTTCAGAGAACTCCTGCTGCCTTGGAAAAAAACTTTATGCAGAGGTGA
- the PSMB3 gene encoding proteasome subunit beta type-3, with product MSIMSYNGGAVMAMKGKNCVAIAADRRFGIQGQMVTTDFQKIFPMGQRLYIGLAGLATDVQTVAQRLKFRLNLYELKEGRQIKPQTFMSMVSNLLYERRFGPYYTEPVIAGLDPVTHEPFICSLDLIGCPMITDDFVVSGTCSEQMYGMCESLWEPDMEPDHLFETISQAMLNAVDRDAISGMGVVVHIIEKDKITTRTLKARMD from the exons ATG TCTATTATGTCCTATAACGGCGGGGCCGTAATGGCCATGAAGGGGAAGAACTGCGTGGCCATCGCTGCGGACCGGCGGTTTGGCATTCAAGGGCAGATGGTGACCACAGATTTCCAGAAGATTTTCCCTATGGGACAAAGACTGTATATTGGATTGGCAGGATTGGCCACGGACGTGCAGACGGT TGCCCAGAGACTGAAGTTCAGGCTGAATCTCTACGAGCTGAAGGAAGGCAGGCAAATCAAACCTCAGACTTTTATGAGTATGGTTTCCAACCTGCTCTATGAGAGACG GTTTGGGCCTTACTACACAGAACCAGTCATTGCCGGGCTGGACCCCGTAACACACGAACCATTCATCTGCAGTCTAGACCTGATCGGCTGCCCGATGATAACCGATGACTTTGTGGTCAGCGGCACCTGCTCCGAGCAGATGTACGGCATGTGCGAGTCCCTCTGGGAGCCCGACATG GAACCCGATCACCTCTTCGAAACAATCTCGCAGGCCATGTTGAACGCGGTGGACAGAGATGCCATATCTGGAATGGGCGTGGTAGTACACATAAT TGAAAAAGATAAGATCACCACCAGGACCCTGAAAGCTCGCATGGACTAG
- the PIP4K2B gene encoding phosphatidylinositol 5-phosphate 4-kinase type-2 beta: MASNCAGGSSTGGVGAALGSALSASKTKTKKKHFVCQKVKLFRASEPLLSVLMWGANHTINELSNVPVPVMLMPDDFKAYSKIKVDNHLFNKENLPSRFKFKEYCPLVFRNLRERFGIDDQDYQNSVTRSAPVNSDSQGRCGARFLTTYDRRFVIKAVSSEDVAEMHNILKKYHQFIVECHGNTLLPQFLGMYRLTVDGVETYMVVTRNVFSHRLTVHRKYDLKGSTVSREASDKEKAKDLPTFKDNDFLNEGQKLHVGEESKKNFLEKLKRDVEFLAQLKIMDYSLLVGIHDVDRAEQEEMEVEDRAEDEECENDGLGGNPISSYGTPPDSPGNLLNYPRFFGPGEFDPSVDVYAMKSHESAPKKEVYFMAIIDILTPYDAKKKAAHAAKTVKHGAGAEISTVNPEQYSKRFNEFISNILT, translated from the exons ATGGCCTCGAACTGCGCGGGGGGCTCGTCGACGGGGGGCGTCGGGGCGGCGCTGGGCTCGGCCCTCAGCGCCAGCAAAACCAAGACTAAGAAGAAACACTTCGTGTGCCAGAAGGTGAAGCTTTTCCGGGCCTCGGAGCCGCTGCTCAGCGTCCTCATGTGGGGCGCCAACCACACG aTCAACGAACTCAGCAATGTTCCTGTCCCTGTTATGTTAATGCCTGATGACTTTAAAGCCTACAGTAAGATTAAGGTGGACAATCATCTATTCAACAA GGAGAACTTGCCAAGTCGCTTTAAATTTAAGGAGTATTGTCCACTGGTGTTCCGAAACCTCCGAGAAAGATTTGGGATTGACGATCAAGACTACCAG AACTCGGTGACACGAAGCGCCCCAGTGAACAGTGACAGCCAGGGCCGATGTGGGGCCCGGTTCCTCACCACCTACGACAGGAGGTTTGTCATTAAGGCAGTGTCGAGCGAGGACGTAGCAGAGATGCACAACATCTTAAAGAAGTACCATCAG TTCATAGTGGAGTGTCATGGGAACACCCTCCTGCCCCAGTTCCTTGGCATGTACCGGCTCACCGTGGACGGAGTGGAAACCTACATGGTGGTTACCAGAAACGTATTTAGTCACAGGCTGACGGTGCACCGGAAATATGACCTGAAG gGCTCAACAGTATCCAGGGAAGCAAGCGATAAAGAGAAG GCCAAGGATCTACCAACGTTCAAGGACAATGACTTCTTGAATGAGGGTCAAAAGCTGCATGTTGGAGAAGAGAGTAAAAAGAACTTCCTTGAAAAGCTGAAGCGGGACGTGGAG TTTTTAGCCCAGCTGAAGATTATGGACTACAGCTTGCTGGTTGGGATCCACGATGTTGACCGAGCGGAGCAGGAAGAGATGGAAGTGGAGGATCGGGCAGAGGATGAGGAGTGTGAGAACGATGGCCTCGGAGGCAACCCCATTTCCTCCTATGGCACACCCCCTGACAGCCCTGGCAATCTCCTCAACTACCCTCGCTTCTTTGGGCCCGGAGAGTTCGATCCTTCCGTTGATGTCTACGCCATGAAAAGCCACGAAA GTGCCCCCAAGAAGGAAGTGTACTTCATGGCCATTATAGACATTCTTACGCCATACGATGCGAAGAAGAAAGCTGCACATGCTGCCAAAACAGTGAAACATGGG GCTGGGGCAGAGATCTCCACCGTGAATCCAGAGCAGTACTCTAAACGCTTCAATGAATTTATCTCCAATATCCTGACATAG
- the CWC25 gene encoding pre-mRNA-splicing factor CWC25 homolog isoform X1 — translation MGGGDLNLKKSWHPQTLRNVEKVWKAEQKHEAERKKIEELQRELQEERAREEMQRYAEDMGTVRKREEKLEWMYQGPGGMVNREEYLMGRPVDKYVFEKTEDKDAGCSNETGLLPGSIFAKTGANSVLDMANKIREDPLFMIRKKEEEKKREVLNNPVKMKKIKELLQNSLDKREKKKKKEKKKKHKKHRHRSSSSESDSSDEERSKNKSQRRTNSYSWKSASSKVPGYGLQVRDSDQSHRSRSSPAAGQERAPHKHRDRSRSRSQSRSPQRRSSKKNSEQSGCRGSRSPSRHSKQHNNREEKGRARSPSPKKSYRRQHAPGYTRKISPEELERKRQEMMENAKWREEERATNLRKHRREEELERELEKLDSRDGKFFNRLKLESASTSTLEDRVKRNIHSLQRTPAALEKNFMQR, via the exons ATGGGGGGCGGCGATCTG AACCTGAAGAAGAGCTGGCACCCCCAGACCCTGCGCAATGTGGAGAAGGTGTGGAAAGCCGAGCAGAAACATGAGGCCGAAAGGAAGAAGATCGAGGAGCTGCAgcgggagctgcaggaggagcgAGCGCGTGAGGAGATGCAGCGATACGCTGAGGACATGGGCACCGTCAG aaaaagagaagagaagctgGAGTGGATGTACCAGGGTCCTGGAGGCATGGTGAACAGAGAGGAGTATCTTATGGGTCGCCCTGTGGACAAATACGTCTTTGAGAAGACAGAAGACAAGGATGCAGGCTGTTCCAACGAGACAGGACTTCTCCCAGGCTCCATTTTTGCCAAGACGGGTGCCAATTCTGTCCTAGATATGGCAAACAAAATCCGGGAGGATCCTCTTTTCATGATAAG aaagaaggaggaggaaaagaagagagaagtttTGAATAATCCTGTTAAAATGAAGAAGATCAAAGAATTG ctgcaaaaCAGTTTAGAtaagagagagaagaagaagaagaaagagaagaagaagaagcacAAGAAACACCGGCATCGCAGTTCTAGCAGTGAAAGTGACAGCAGTGATGAGGAACGAAGCAAAAATAA GTCTCAGAGGAGGACGAACAGCTACTCCTGGAAATCTGCTTCTTCCAAAGTCCCAGGATATGGCTTACAA GTTAGAGACTCTGACCAGAGCCACAGGTCTCGGAGCTCTCCAGCCGCTGGCCAGGAGAGGGCCCCCCACAAGCACCGGGATCGCTCCAGGTCCAGGAGCCAGTCCCGCTCCCCTCAGAGACGCTCTAGCAAGAAGAATTCAGAACAGTCTGGATGCAGGGGGTCAAGATCTCCTTCTAGACACAGTAAACA GCATAACAATcgggaggagaaagggagagcTAGAAGCCCTTCCCCTAAAAAGAGCTATCGACGACAGCATGCTCCGGGTTATACAAG AAAGATCTCTCCAGAGGAACTAGAGCGTAAACGCCAGGAAATGATGGAAAATGCCAAGTGGCGAGAAGAGGAGAGAGCAACCAACCTCAGGAAACACCGAagggaggaggagctggagcgAGAACTGGAGAAACTCGACTCCCGCGATGGGAAGTTCTTCAA TCGCTTAAAACTTGAGAGTGCGTCTACTTCCACCCTAGAAGATCGGGTGAAACGCAACATCCACTCTCTTCAGAGAACTCCTGCTGCCTTGGAAAAAAACTTTATGCAGAGGTGA